From the genome of Campylobacter concisus, one region includes:
- a CDS encoding tetratricopeptide repeat protein, with translation MKKVILILFCVLFSWGKNFDATKLESECALNNVESCTDLIYIYFNKNERDKMSAMANKACELGNPHSCLFLGNIYLQKDTLAQEKEEGLRLYNKACELKNAFACYTLALIYEAGDAGILQDKNRAKNYYKKACELDLEEACSSLKISQ, from the coding sequence ATGAAAAAAGTAATTTTAATTTTATTTTGTGTTCTATTTTCTTGGGGTAAAAATTTTGATGCCACTAAGCTTGAAAGTGAATGCGCTTTAAATAACGTAGAAAGCTGCACCGATCTTATATATATCTATTTTAATAAAAATGAGCGCGATAAAATGTCAGCTATGGCAAACAAGGCCTGCGAGCTAGGCAATCCACATAGCTGTCTATTTTTAGGAAATATATATCTACAAAAAGACACCCTAGCACAAGAGAAAGAAGAAGGGCTTAGGCTTTATAATAAGGCTTGCGAACTAAAAAATGCATTTGCTTGCTACACCCTTGCACTCATCTACGAAGCTGGAGATGCTGGTATATTGCAAGATAAAAATAGAGCAAAAAACTACTACAAAAAAGCCTGCGAGCTTGATTTGGAAGAAGCATGCAGTAGCTTAAAAATTTCTCAGTAA
- the flgG gene encoding flagellar basal-body rod protein FlgG, with amino-acid sequence MMRSLYTAATGMIAQQTQIDVTSHNIANVNTYGYKKNRAEFADLMYQVMEYAGTATSQTTTSPTGIEVGLGVRPTAINKIFSQGYFKETSNNLDMVIAGNGFFQIQLPDGTTAYTRNGAFKLDANGTIVNSDGYQLIPQITVPANATQISIGTDGTVSVLQAGEREMAQIGQIELANFINPAGLHSMGDNNYLETSASGNVVVGVAGLDGLGTIRQGFVEMSNVQLVEEMTDLITGQRAYEANSKAITTSDSMLEIVNGLKR; translated from the coding sequence ATGATGAGATCACTTTACACTGCGGCCACTGGTATGATAGCTCAGCAGACGCAGATAGACGTAACCTCACACAACATCGCAAATGTAAATACTTATGGATACAAGAAAAATAGGGCTGAATTTGCTGATCTTATGTATCAAGTCATGGAGTATGCAGGTACGGCTACAAGCCAGACTACCACAAGCCCAACAGGCATCGAAGTGGGTCTTGGTGTACGCCCAACAGCGATAAATAAAATTTTCTCTCAGGGCTATTTTAAAGAGACTAGCAACAACCTAGATATGGTAATAGCTGGCAATGGATTTTTTCAGATTCAACTTCCTGACGGCACGACAGCCTATACTAGAAATGGCGCATTTAAGCTTGATGCAAACGGTACGATCGTAAATAGCGATGGCTATCAGCTAATCCCTCAGATTACCGTGCCTGCGAATGCGACGCAAATTTCTATCGGCACAGATGGCACCGTGTCAGTGCTCCAAGCAGGTGAGAGAGAGATGGCTCAGATAGGTCAGATCGAGCTAGCAAATTTCATAAACCCAGCCGGGCTTCACTCAATGGGCGATAACAACTATCTAGAAACAAGTGCTAGCGGTAATGTTGTGGTAGGTGTGGCAGGACTTGACGGACTTGGTACGATAAGACAAGGATTTGTTGAGATGAGTAACGTTCAGTTGGTTGAAGAGATGACCGATCTTATCACTGGTCAGCGTGCGTACGAGGCGAACTCAAAGGCGATAACTACGAGTGATTCGATGCTTGAAATAGTAAATGGGCTTAAAAGGTAG
- a CDS encoding flagellar hook-basal body protein: MQNGYYQATAGMVTQFNRLNVISNNLANVNTIGYKRNDVVIGDFARIFKETQDELPLKNHTKDGAKFLNRTLDRVPQVSEEYTDFSAGGFKYSSNTLDFAIKRDDAFFLVDTPNGVKLSKNGSFSLDGDGYIVTKEGYKVLPSGYEAQNPGQRGIQVPQGEVLTVDKNGNLYSNNNQFSKFFIAQPREIRDLKKVGDNLFESRNFDDITELEEADSVMQGYAQMSNVNPVLEMVGLIETQRLVDMYQKVMTSHMNDLNQDAVQKLALKA; this comes from the coding sequence ATGCAAAATGGTTATTATCAAGCCACTGCTGGCATGGTAACGCAGTTTAACAGACTAAATGTGATCTCAAACAACCTTGCAAATGTAAATACGATCGGCTACAAGCGAAACGATGTGGTTATCGGTGACTTTGCAAGAATTTTTAAAGAGACACAAGATGAGCTTCCGCTTAAAAATCACACAAAAGATGGAGCTAAATTTTTAAATAGAACGCTTGATCGTGTACCTCAAGTGAGCGAAGAGTATACCGACTTTAGTGCTGGTGGCTTTAAATACAGCTCAAACACACTTGACTTTGCGATAAAAAGAGATGACGCATTTTTCTTAGTTGATACTCCAAATGGCGTAAAACTTAGTAAAAATGGCTCTTTTAGCCTTGACGGCGACGGATACATCGTCACAAAAGAAGGCTATAAGGTGCTGCCAAGTGGTTACGAGGCACAAAATCCTGGTCAAAGAGGTATCCAAGTGCCACAAGGCGAGGTGCTAACTGTTGATAAAAATGGAAATTTATACTCAAATAACAATCAATTTTCTAAATTTTTTATCGCTCAGCCAAGAGAGATAAGAGATCTCAAAAAGGTCGGAGATAATCTCTTTGAGAGTAGAAATTTTGACGACATCACAGAACTTGAAGAAGCTGATAGCGTGATGCAAGGATATGCTCAGATGTCAAATGTAAATCCAGTTTTAGAAATGGTGGGTCTTATAGAAACCCAGCGCCTAGTTGATATGTATCAAAAGGTTATGACAAGTCACATGAACGATCTTAACCAAGATGCTGTTCAAAAACTAGCCCTAAAAGCTTAA
- a CDS encoding TonB-dependent hemoglobin/transferrin/lactoferrin family receptor encodes MKKTSLVVLLCAGLNLLAQESENIKEVELGGVEVTAEEENVKNKKISEVKKTASELTKQQVSDTRDMVRYDTGVSVVETGRFGSSGYAIRGVDENRVAISIDGLNQAETLSSQGFKDLFEGYGNFNNTRNGVEIENIQQVNITKGADSIKTGSGALGGSVMFETKDARDYLTEKDWFYGFKAQKSSANDEKLFSHTMAARAKWFDILFITTKRDGHEMKNWGYNTYDDNVLGKEREKPDPYTINTDSRLFKFGVNFNETNRFSVGIDRSTKETVGTDWSYKFALYTGGMLNNVRYSTDVRHVNDKNKRENIFYTYENYDENPLWDSMKITYSKQKIQLKARTDEYCDKNDCQGLLNPSGLKLNNEGKLVDKYGGDLQMRQVEKEPWPGAGFTFPQDIVFDSHGNEVDETFYGRTNRGADKLLVDCNQYDCSKPLTLFNKTTKRYETYNLTPQNMPDGNGKYAELTPKNRFEELLLPSSPGYLENNWKDRDLNTDTKQLNLDATKEFSIPKIKMDHALKYGGLYSQTDKSMVNRQGYEAHNKEWWAKYFFGMANKGTGLLPNFQPDKCMPHGGNDYSTLCRHEDNKFSFLIPVRTETLAAYVGDSVSFTRFLSFDINHRIDMIKHNPNYIPGKTPKLPTDLFAGVFIPFTIPPGSSAEEVKRIKTKNAEENARYLASQKRNFMHHSYSFAINFDPFEYIRLQAKYANGFRAPTSDEIYFTFQHPDFTIFPNLALQPEIAMTKEFALTLHNSPSFFTINLFQTDYKNFIDLKYIGRGTLTYGNAGSRMPVEKYQNVNRAKARVRGVELSANLDLEQVYSGLSGFNIGYKYLYQKGRMSVDESGKLDAPMNAIQPAKFVYNVGYHTRNDKFGANLYMTHVKAKRPEDTYNIYAKDDPDAKNTYVRYVSNTYSLFDFVAFYRPMKNFTFTAGVYNITDRKYTSWDSARSIRTFGTNNMVNKETGRGLARFYSPGRNFKLTFEMTF; translated from the coding sequence ATGAAAAAGACTTCACTAGTTGTTTTGCTTTGTGCTGGCTTAAATTTGTTGGCCCAAGAAAGTGAGAATATAAAAGAAGTTGAACTTGGCGGAGTAGAGGTAACTGCGGAAGAAGAAAACGTAAAGAATAAAAAGATTAGTGAAGTAAAAAAGACGGCAAGCGAGCTTACTAAACAACAAGTAAGCGATACTAGAGATATGGTGCGCTATGACACTGGTGTCAGCGTAGTTGAGACTGGTCGCTTTGGTTCTAGCGGATATGCTATAAGAGGTGTTGATGAAAACCGCGTGGCTATCAGTATCGATGGACTTAATCAAGCTGAAACACTTTCATCACAGGGATTTAAGGATCTCTTTGAAGGATATGGAAATTTTAATAATACAAGAAATGGCGTAGAGATAGAAAACATCCAGCAAGTAAATATTACAAAAGGAGCAGATAGTATAAAAACCGGCTCAGGTGCACTTGGTGGCTCTGTAATGTTTGAAACAAAAGATGCTAGAGACTATCTTACAGAAAAAGACTGGTTTTACGGCTTTAAAGCACAAAAATCATCAGCCAACGATGAAAAACTATTTTCTCATACGATGGCTGCACGGGCAAAATGGTTTGACATACTCTTTATCACTACAAAAAGAGATGGTCATGAGATGAAAAACTGGGGATACAATACATACGATGATAATGTGCTTGGCAAGGAAAGAGAAAAACCGGATCCTTATACCATAAATACAGATAGCAGGCTATTTAAATTTGGTGTAAATTTTAATGAAACGAACCGTTTTAGCGTAGGAATCGATAGAAGCACAAAAGAGACAGTAGGCACTGACTGGTCGTATAAATTTGCTCTTTATACTGGCGGTATGTTAAATAACGTACGTTACAGCACCGATGTAAGGCACGTAAATGATAAAAACAAACGTGAAAATATCTTTTATACATATGAAAACTACGATGAAAACCCACTTTGGGATAGTATGAAGATAACTTATTCAAAGCAAAAGATCCAGCTAAAAGCAAGGACTGATGAGTACTGTGATAAAAACGACTGTCAAGGCCTACTAAATCCATCGGGATTAAAGTTAAATAACGAAGGTAAACTAGTGGACAAATATGGTGGCGACCTACAAATGAGACAAGTAGAAAAAGAGCCTTGGCCTGGAGCTGGCTTTACTTTTCCTCAAGATATTGTATTTGACAGTCATGGAAACGAAGTAGATGAAACATTCTATGGAAGAACAAATCGCGGAGCAGATAAACTTCTTGTCGATTGTAATCAGTATGATTGCTCTAAGCCTTTAACACTTTTTAATAAGACAACCAAACGATATGAAACCTACAATCTAACTCCGCAAAACATGCCAGATGGCAATGGAAAATATGCAGAGCTTACTCCAAAAAATAGATTTGAGGAACTACTTTTGCCAAGTAGTCCAGGATATCTTGAAAATAACTGGAAAGATAGAGATCTAAATACCGATACAAAACAGCTAAATTTAGATGCAACAAAGGAATTTAGCATACCTAAAATCAAAATGGATCACGCCTTAAAATACGGTGGGCTTTATAGCCAAACAGATAAAAGTATGGTAAATAGGCAAGGCTATGAGGCACACAATAAGGAATGGTGGGCAAAATATTTCTTTGGTATGGCAAATAAGGGCACAGGCTTGCTACCAAATTTTCAACCAGACAAGTGTATGCCTCACGGTGGAAATGATTACAGTACACTTTGCAGACATGAAGATAATAAATTTAGCTTCTTAATACCTGTCAGGACAGAGACATTGGCAGCTTATGTAGGCGATAGTGTATCTTTCACTAGATTTTTAAGCTTTGATATAAACCATAGGATTGACATGATAAAACACAATCCAAACTATATACCGGGTAAGACACCAAAGCTACCAACTGATCTTTTTGCTGGTGTTTTTATACCTTTTACTATACCGCCTGGCTCTAGCGCAGAAGAAGTAAAAAGGATAAAAACTAAAAATGCTGAAGAAAATGCACGTTATCTGGCAAGCCAAAAAAGAAATTTTATGCATCATTCCTATTCATTTGCAATAAATTTTGATCCATTTGAGTATATAAGACTTCAGGCAAAATATGCAAATGGCTTTAGAGCTCCAACATCTGATGAAATTTATTTTACTTTTCAGCATCCTGATTTTACGATATTTCCAAATTTAGCCCTTCAGCCCGAGATCGCAATGACAAAAGAATTTGCCCTAACTCTTCATAACTCACCTAGCTTTTTTACAATAAATCTCTTTCAAACTGATTATAAAAATTTTATCGATCTAAAGTACATCGGTCGTGGCACGTTAACATACGGAAATGCTGGTAGTAGAATGCCAGTAGAAAAATACCAAAACGTAAATAGAGCAAAGGCTCGCGTAAGAGGTGTTGAACTGAGTGCAAATCTAGACTTAGAGCAAGTTTATAGTGGACTAAGTGGCTTTAATATCGGCTATAAATACCTATATCAAAAAGGTAGAATGTCGGTAGATGAGAGCGGCAAGCTAGACGCTCCAATGAATGCCATCCAGCCAGCAAAATTTGTCTATAACGTCGGATATCACACAAGAAATGATAAATTTGGAGCAAATCTATATATGACGCACGTAAAAGCAAAACGTCCAGAAGATACTTACAATATCTATGCCAAAGACGATCCAGATGCAAAAAATACTTATGTTAGATATGTCAGTAATACATACAGTCTATTTGATTTTGTAGCATTTTACAGACCGATGAAAAATTTCACATTTACAGCAGGTGTGTATAACATCACAGATAGAAAATACACAAGCTGGGATAGTGCAAGAAGTATAAGAACTTTTGGCACAAATAATATGGTAAATAAAGAAACTGGCAGGGGCCTTGCTAGATTTTACTCACCTGGTAGAAATTTCAAGCTAACATTTGAAATGACGTTTTAA
- the rpoD gene encoding RNA polymerase sigma factor RpoD, whose translation MSAAKDSFSQIEELFAENAKGFLTYEKLVKLLDKAPTATIVKKIEQLAKTNKVQLITSAEAAKLRNLADAKKRQENAQKSDQDIDEDLDLSGESDLLEWSRSDSPVRMYLREMGQIALLTKDEEVEISKRIELGEDIIIDAFCSVPFLIDFILDYKEPLINRERRVKELFKSFEDESENEENEDSEDDIDEEDEENEENEAPKKSAKNDKRAEKVIESFKALEKAKKEWLKTANKQDKVESDDTASKMTLAFKKKILKEKLMDLGPTSKLISEIVKSMETALKSDDEFDRELKRLEYRLPMFSDELKKNHKSILKDIIKLSKEEIAARVPEATMVSTYVEIKKLFTTKEASKQGFDLEPTRLKEILEQIKRGKKISDEAKARMAKSNLRLVVSIAKRYTNRGLPFLDLIQEGNIGLMKAVDKFEYRKGYKFSTYATWWIRQAISRAIADQARTIRIPIHMIETINRINKINRKYLQEEGKEPDVSVIAKEVGLSVDKVKQVIKITKEPISLEAPIANEEDGKFGDFVEDKSSLSPIEQILKSDLREQIDDVLSQLNEREKAVISMRFGLLEDESDRTLEEIGKALNVTRERVRQIESSAIKKLKHPKVGRKLKNYIEG comes from the coding sequence ATGAGCGCCGCAAAAGACTCTTTTTCTCAGATAGAAGAGCTTTTCGCTGAAAATGCAAAAGGCTTTTTGACATACGAAAAATTAGTAAAATTATTAGACAAAGCTCCGACTGCTACGATAGTAAAAAAGATAGAACAACTAGCAAAAACAAATAAAGTCCAGCTCATCACATCTGCTGAGGCCGCAAAGCTTAGAAATTTAGCTGATGCTAAAAAGCGCCAAGAAAACGCTCAAAAAAGTGATCAAGATATCGACGAAGATCTCGATCTTTCAGGCGAAAGTGACCTTTTAGAGTGGTCAAGATCTGATAGTCCTGTCAGGATGTATCTAAGAGAGATGGGTCAGATCGCACTTCTTACAAAAGATGAAGAGGTAGAGATCAGCAAAAGAATCGAGCTTGGCGAAGATATCATTATCGATGCATTTTGTTCTGTGCCATTTTTGATCGATTTCATACTTGACTATAAAGAGCCGCTTATCAACAGAGAGCGCCGTGTAAAAGAGCTTTTTAAGAGCTTTGAAGACGAGAGTGAAAACGAAGAAAATGAAGATAGCGAAGACGATATAGACGAGGAAGATGAAGAGAACGAAGAAAACGAAGCTCCTAAAAAATCAGCCAAAAACGATAAGCGTGCTGAAAAAGTTATAGAGAGTTTCAAGGCCCTCGAAAAGGCAAAAAAAGAGTGGCTAAAGACTGCAAACAAACAAGATAAAGTTGAGAGCGACGATACAGCTTCAAAGATGACTCTTGCATTTAAAAAGAAAATTTTAAAAGAGAAGCTAATGGATCTTGGCCCAACAAGCAAGTTAATTAGCGAGATCGTAAAATCAATGGAAACAGCACTAAAAAGCGACGACGAATTTGACAGAGAGCTAAAACGCTTGGAGTATCGCTTACCGATGTTTAGTGACGAGCTTAAGAAAAATCATAAAAGCATACTAAAAGATATCATCAAGCTTAGTAAAGAAGAGATCGCAGCTCGTGTGCCAGAAGCTACAATGGTCTCAACTTATGTTGAGATCAAAAAGCTATTTACTACAAAAGAGGCAAGCAAGCAAGGCTTTGATCTTGAGCCAACAAGGCTAAAAGAAATTCTAGAGCAGATCAAACGTGGAAAGAAAATTTCTGACGAGGCAAAAGCTAGAATGGCTAAGTCAAACCTCCGTCTAGTCGTAAGTATCGCAAAACGCTATACAAACAGGGGCTTGCCGTTTTTAGATCTCATCCAAGAGGGCAACATCGGTCTTATGAAGGCGGTTGATAAATTTGAATATAGAAAAGGCTATAAATTTTCAACCTACGCCACATGGTGGATCCGCCAGGCTATTTCGCGTGCGATCGCCGATCAAGCAAGGACGATTAGGATACCTATCCACATGATAGAGACGATAAATCGTATCAACAAAATAAACCGCAAATACCTCCAAGAAGAGGGAAAAGAGCCTGATGTGAGCGTTATCGCAAAAGAGGTTGGACTAAGTGTTGATAAGGTAAAACAAGTCATCAAGATCACAAAAGAGCCTATCAGCCTCGAAGCTCCGATCGCAAACGAAGAGGATGGAAAATTTGGAGATTTTGTCGAGGATAAAAGCTCACTTTCTCCGATAGAGCAAATTTTAAAAAGTGACCTTAGAGAGCAGATCGACGATGTGCTTTCACAGCTAAATGAGCGCGAAAAAGCAGTTATTTCGATGAGATTTGGCTTGCTTGAGGATGAGAGCGACCGCACACTTGAAGAGATCGGTAAGGCTCTAAATGTCACTCGCGAGCGTGTTCGCCAGATAGAAAGCTCAGCTATCAAAAAACTAAAACACCCAAAAGTTGGTAGAAAACTCAAAAACTACATCGAAGGCTAA
- a CDS encoding flavodoxin family protein, translating to MKSIVIYTSKSGNTKKIAEAIAGELGCEAINFANVGEINLSEFDFISLGYYIDQGSPEKEFKKFISQSVKNKKVGFFITLGADVPSAHATQAIDQGKELFMQNGNEILRTFICQGAIAPEVIEQLKKLGKAMPDDPRFALTPERLERWERAKTHPDEADVKAAKEAFRGVKI from the coding sequence ATGAAAAGTATTGTGATATATACATCAAAAAGTGGAAATACAAAAAAGATAGCGGAGGCTATTGCTGGTGAGCTTGGCTGTGAGGCGATAAATTTTGCTAATGTGGGTGAGATAAATTTGAGTGAGTTTGACTTTATCTCGCTTGGATACTATATAGATCAGGGCTCGCCAGAGAAGGAATTTAAAAAATTTATCTCTCAAAGTGTAAAAAATAAAAAAGTAGGCTTTTTTATAACCCTTGGTGCTGATGTGCCAAGTGCGCATGCCACGCAGGCTATAGATCAAGGCAAAGAGCTATTTATGCAAAATGGCAATGAAATTTTGCGCACGTTTATCTGTCAAGGTGCGATTGCCCCTGAAGTAATAGAGCAACTAAAAAAACTTGGTAAAGCTATGCCTGATGATCCGAGATTTGCTCTAACGCCTGAGCGACTAGAGCGATGGGAGCGAGCCAAAACGCACCCAGATGAGGCTGATGTGAAAGCCGCAAAGGAAGCATTTAGAGGGGTTAAAATTTAA
- a CDS encoding radical SAM protein yields the protein MFNKRIKGHSVAPSKRPDMVSEDELWEFLESAPDENEGVIYIHVPFCDNICSFCSMNRTKLEDELDEYTKFLLSEIEKYSATNYLKGKKIGSVYFGGGTPTILKERHLEQVINALKGSFNILPECEFSLESTLHNLNISKLRLLNELGVNRYSIGVQTFSEAGRKLLNRTHSSDGAVKHLRDLREKFNGMLCVDIIYNYPNESIDEVVRDAKLVRELGIDSASFYSLQFLDGSVLSKTISEDYYDVEVDRSLHHAFLDEILSQGDYEILEYTKVAKKGRDQYKYIRLSHVGADVLPLGKGAGGRLGEFGIYNMSQKMKVMGRMTARQMEFDRFVNLFQYPQISLERVFKFVSQTCANELMDLFKKCEESGYLKIESDSLNFTKDGVFWGNSIANAVMEISKKEFL from the coding sequence ATGTTTAACAAACGTATAAAAGGTCATAGCGTAGCTCCTTCAAAAAGACCTGATATGGTGAGTGAAGATGAGTTATGGGAATTTTTAGAGAGTGCGCCAGATGAAAATGAAGGGGTGATCTACATTCATGTGCCGTTTTGTGATAACATCTGCTCGTTTTGCTCGATGAATAGGACAAAGCTTGAGGATGAGCTTGATGAGTATACAAAATTTCTACTAAGCGAGATAGAAAAATACTCCGCCACGAACTACTTAAAAGGCAAGAAAATAGGTAGTGTCTATTTTGGTGGCGGCACCCCAACGATATTAAAAGAGAGACACTTAGAACAGGTGATAAACGCACTTAAGGGTAGCTTTAATATCTTACCTGAGTGTGAATTTAGCCTAGAAAGTACGCTTCATAATCTAAATATAAGCAAGCTTCGCCTTTTAAACGAGCTTGGTGTAAATAGATACAGTATTGGCGTACAAACATTTAGTGAGGCTGGCAGAAAGCTGCTAAATCGCACACATAGTTCAGATGGAGCCGTAAAACATCTACGTGATCTGCGTGAGAAATTTAACGGAATGCTTTGTGTAGATATCATATATAACTATCCTAATGAAAGCATAGATGAGGTAGTAAGAGACGCTAAGCTAGTGCGTGAGCTCGGCATTGACAGTGCGAGTTTTTATTCGCTTCAGTTTTTAGATGGCTCAGTGCTTAGCAAGACCATAAGCGAGGATTATTACGATGTGGAGGTTGATAGAAGCTTGCACCACGCATTTTTAGACGAAATTTTAAGTCAAGGTGACTATGAAATTTTAGAGTATACAAAGGTGGCCAAAAAGGGTAGGGACCAATATAAATATATAAGACTATCTCACGTGGGTGCTGATGTCTTGCCTCTTGGAAAAGGCGCTGGCGGCAGGCTAGGGGAGTTTGGTATCTATAATATGAGTCAAAAGATGAAAGTTATGGGTCGCATGACTGCTAGGCAGATGGAGTTTGATAGATTTGTAAATCTTTTTCAGTATCCGCAAATAAGCCTTGAGCGTGTTTTTAAATTTGTGAGCCAGACGTGTGCCAATGAGCTTATGGATCTTTTTAAAAAATGTGAGGAAAGTGGATATCTAAAAATCGAAAGCGACTCTTTAAATTTTACAAAAGATGGCGTATTTTGGGGAAATTCTATCGCAAATGCAGTGATGGAAATTTCTAAGAAGGAGTTTTTATGA
- a CDS encoding ABC transporter substrate-binding protein, with protein MKKLFLVFAFLLGFGSVSLSAKNIVVLDPAVVEMMYMLEAEDQIAAISTLEFGKIWPEDKTEKLKSVGTYTKPNLERIVELKPDLVVTSFHSDGVNADLAKFGIKTLTMQANSVDDICKNIEKMGDVTGKKERAGELVAKIKQDFLKFQNSNLSGKKILGVYAATPLVAFNNASLPGDMFTKFGMKNVAGGLAGAMPIVQNEFILAQNPDFIIVVGMKDGSDFLSQNPVLKATSAAKNSKILNVPSSLVLRGTPRINEAANELFNMLNK; from the coding sequence CTCGATCCTGCAGTGGTTGAGATGATGTATATGTTGGAGGCTGAAGATCAGATCGCAGCTATTTCTACTCTTGAGTTTGGTAAGATTTGGCCTGAGGATAAGACGGAAAAGCTAAAGAGCGTTGGCACTTATACAAAGCCAAATTTAGAGCGTATAGTCGAGCTAAAGCCTGATCTTGTAGTTACGAGCTTTCACTCTGATGGTGTAAACGCCGACCTTGCTAAATTTGGTATAAAGACACTTACGATGCAGGCAAATAGTGTAGACGATATTTGCAAAAATATAGAAAAAATGGGCGATGTCACAGGAAAAAAAGAGCGTGCTGGCGAGCTTGTGGCTAAGATAAAGCAGGACTTTTTAAAATTTCAAAACTCAAATTTAAGCGGTAAGAAAATTTTAGGCGTTTATGCAGCTACCCCACTAGTTGCTTTTAACAATGCTAGCTTGCCTGGGGACATGTTTACTAAATTTGGTATGAAAAACGTAGCAGGTGGCCTAGCTGGAGCGATGCCGATCGTTCAAAATGAATTTATCCTAGCGCAAAATCCAGACTTCATAATAGTAGTAGGCATGAAAGATGGTAGTGACTTTTTATCGCAAAATCCAGTGCTAAAAGCAACTAGTGCAGCCAAGAACTCTAAAATTTTAAACGTCCCATCAAGTCTTGTCTTGCGCGGTACACCTCGCATAAATGAGGCCGCAAATGAGCTATTTAACATGCTTAATAAGTGA